Proteins found in one Coffea eugenioides isolate CCC68of chromosome 5, Ceug_1.0, whole genome shotgun sequence genomic segment:
- the LOC113770737 gene encoding dynein light chain 2, cytoplasmic, with amino-acid sequence MLEGKAVIGETDMLETMQQDALDLAAKALDFFDVTEATEIACFIKKAFDRTHGPGWQCIVGTDFGSFVTHCCGCFIYFCIGSLAILLFRGSAVPEAEPGQRVAPLEEVA; translated from the exons ATGTTAGAAGGAAAAGCAGTAATCGGGGAAACTGATATGCTTGAGACCATGCAACAAGATGCACTTGATTTGGCAGCCAAGGCACTTGACTTCTTTGATGTCACTGAAGCCACTGAAATAGCCTGCTTCATTAAGAAG GCATTTGATAGGACGCACGGACCAGGGTGGCAATGCATCGTGGGAACTGATTTTGGTTCATTCGTGACTCATTGCTGCGGCTGTTTCATCTACTTTTGCATAGGCAGCCTTGCAATTTTGCTATTCAGGGGCTCAGCTGTTCCAGAAGCTGAGCCAGGTCAACGTGTTGCACCTTTGGAGGAAGTAGCATGA
- the LOC113770506 gene encoding uncharacterized protein LOC113770506 yields the protein MAPRLFSCFGRGASSSSHQGTSSEIATADISAEEQRRGGPVVVELFTSQGCATSAQAELLFSRLGRGDFELEMPLVLLAYHVDYWDYQGWKDPFGSSLWTARQKAYVEALNLDTMFTPQVVVQGRAQCVVNEEDPMLSCITSAPRVPAPSFQAAFQMPTPESLQVSLTGALRSKVDQQGVNIMVALYESGLVTDCQKGENKGRVIANDFVVRKLEKLCSVKDIAAKKTVSGTVNFSLWEGFNSSKCGVAVFAQNASHHIFGSQNFRLPETL from the exons ATGGCGCCCCGTCTCTTTTCATGCTTTGGCAGAGGCGCCTCTTCATCTTCACACCAAGGAACCTCGTCCGAGATTGCCACCGCAGACATATCGGCTGAGGAGCAGAGGAGGGGGGGGCCGGTGGTGGTGGAGCTCTTTACGTCACAGGGATGCGCCACCTCGGCTCAGGCGGAGCTACTCTTCTCAAGGCTGGGAAGGGGGGATTTCGAGCTCGAGATGCCGCTGGTATTGTTAGCTTACCATGTTGACTACTGGGATTACCAGGGCTGGAAGGACCCTTTTGGGTCAAGCCTGTGGACTGCTAGGCAAAAGGCCTATGTCGAGGCCCTAAACCTTGATACGATGTTCACACCTCAAGTTGTGGTCCAGGGCCGAGCCCAATGTGTTGTCAATGAAGAAGATCCTATGTTGTCCTGCATCACGTCCGCACCAAGGGTCCCTGCTCCCTCTTTCCAG GCCGCATTCCAAATGCCGACACCAGAATCGCTGCAGGTGTCCCTAACAGGAGCTCTAAGGAGTAAGGTGGACCAGCAAGGCGTCAACATCATGGTTGCTCTATATGAAAGTGGTTTGGTCACCGACTGCCAGAAAGGAGAAAACAAAGGCCGCGTCATAGCTAATGACTTTGTCGTTCGGAAGCTTGAAAAGCTCTGCTCTGTCAAGGACATCGCCGCTAAGAAAACTGTTTCAGGAACCGTTAATTTCTCCCTCTGGGAAGGCTTCAATAGCAGCAAATGTGGAGTTGCCGTCTTTGCGCAAAATGCCTCTCATCACATTTTTGGTTCGCAGAATTTTCGATTGCCGGAAACTCTCTGA